The Staphylococcus carnosus genome has a segment encoding these proteins:
- the mreC gene encoding rod shape-determining protein MreC codes for MSKFFKNNKLIVIFCSLILFIALIGLSIRSHHQSSVEQYVGDTVSVPQRAISYPIHIVTGSINGLFDGGSSKKDANKIKQLETENQRLKAENKDFRKELKIKDISEYDPISSTVIARNPDQWMNKAIIDKGEKAGVKNNMAVITSEGLVGRISKVNQFSSQVDLLSTNSRSGKISVNIQHKSDNVFGLINHYDRKTNELVISDIDNKDKISKGDKVVTSGLANQLPSNLYIGEVTKVDNDEYGLAKEVRVKTAANLSDLDHVYVAKRNPKTLPDESGEQ; via the coding sequence TTGTCCAAGTTTTTTAAGAATAACAAGTTAATTGTTATTTTCTGTTCTCTAATTCTATTTATTGCTTTGATAGGATTATCGATCAGATCACATCATCAATCTTCTGTGGAACAATATGTAGGTGATACAGTATCTGTTCCGCAACGTGCAATATCCTATCCAATACATATCGTTACAGGATCAATTAACGGATTGTTTGATGGGGGAAGTTCTAAGAAAGATGCTAATAAAATTAAGCAATTAGAAACAGAAAACCAACGTTTAAAAGCAGAAAATAAAGATTTTCGAAAAGAATTAAAAATCAAAGACATTTCAGAATACGATCCAATTAGTTCAACTGTTATTGCTCGAAACCCAGACCAATGGATGAATAAAGCAATTATTGACAAAGGTGAGAAAGCTGGAGTAAAAAACAACATGGCAGTAATTACCTCTGAAGGATTAGTTGGCCGTATTTCTAAAGTAAACCAATTTTCATCTCAGGTTGATTTGCTTTCTACAAATTCAAGATCTGGGAAAATTTCAGTGAATATTCAGCATAAATCTGATAATGTTTTTGGATTGATTAATCATTACGATCGTAAAACTAACGAACTCGTGATAAGTGATATTGATAATAAAGATAAAATCAGTAAAGGTGATAAGGTAGTAACAAGTGGTCTAGCAAATCAACTTCCTAGTAATTTATATATTGGTGAAGTTACGAAAGTTGATAATGATGAATACGGACTTGCTAAAGAAGTACGTGTTAAAACAGCTGCAAACTTAAGTGATTTAGATCATGTATATGTTGCAAAGAGAAATCCAAAGACGTTACCAGATGAAAGCGGTGAGCAATAA
- the mreD gene encoding rod shape-determining protein MreD has translation MRTFCYFLFGAFLFYVDSIIALIIPMDIGSKEIIFVPHLLLMYLLILTIYKKPSIAVTLAIIFGLTTDLYYGTIYGLNTFGYLLFVILMDYFFKVYYRDHTMVFFGIWIFIIIFEIYTTIIYGLLGIIQFNFFDFILFRIIPTAVINLLLLLILFVPTRKLIKKLDSPIDRKA, from the coding sequence ATGCGCACATTCTGCTATTTTTTATTTGGTGCATTTCTATTTTACGTTGATTCGATAATTGCACTGATAATACCTATGGATATAGGAAGTAAGGAAATCATCTTTGTACCGCATCTGTTACTGATGTATTTACTGATTCTTACTATATATAAGAAACCAAGTATTGCGGTTACTTTAGCAATTATATTCGGACTGACTACAGATTTGTATTATGGAACAATTTATGGACTTAATACTTTCGGATATTTACTATTTGTTATTTTGATGGATTATTTCTTTAAAGTATATTATCGAGATCACACAATGGTTTTCTTTGGAATTTGGATTTTTATCATTATTTTTGAAATTTATACAACTATCATTTATGGCTTGTTAGGCATTATACAATTCAACTTCTTTGATTTTATCCTTTTCAGAATCATACCAACAGCAGTAATTAATTTATTATTATTACTCATTCTATTTGTGCCAACAAGAAAACTTATTAAAAAATTAGATTCTCCAATTGACAGAAAGGCTTGA
- the obgE gene encoding GTPase ObgE, whose translation MFVDQVKILLKAGDGGNGITAYRREKYVPFGGPAGGDGGRGASVIFEVDEGLRTLLDFRYQRQFKAKRGEGGQGSNMHGKNAEDLVLKVPPGTLIKDAETEEVLADLVEAGQRAVVAKGGRGGRGNSRFATPRNPAPDFSENGEPGEEIEVTLELKLLADVGLVGFPSVGKSTLLSVVSKAKPKIGAYHFTTIKPNLGVVSTPDGRSFVLADLPGLIEGASEGVGLGHQFLRHVERTKVIVHVIDMSGSEGRDPLEDYKTINKELESYGQHLEDRPQIVVANKMDLLDAEDNLELFKEEVGDDVEIIPISAYTKENIDQLLYAIADKLDEYKDVDFTKEDDEALGVNRVLYKHTPSQDTFTITRDDDAAYVVSGKAIERMFKMTDFNSDPAVRRFARQMRSMGIDDALRERGAKNGDIVRILGGEFEFVE comes from the coding sequence ATGTTTGTCGATCAAGTCAAAATATTATTAAAAGCCGGAGACGGTGGTAATGGAATTACAGCATACAGAAGAGAGAAATATGTTCCATTCGGAGGGCCAGCAGGCGGAGACGGCGGTCGTGGTGCTTCTGTTATATTTGAAGTTGATGAAGGTTTAAGAACATTACTTGATTTCAGATACCAGCGTCAATTCAAAGCAAAACGCGGTGAAGGCGGACAAGGCAGCAACATGCACGGGAAGAATGCAGAAGATCTTGTGCTTAAAGTACCGCCAGGTACTTTAATTAAAGATGCAGAAACTGAAGAAGTACTAGCAGATTTAGTAGAAGCAGGTCAACGTGCAGTAGTCGCTAAAGGCGGTCGTGGCGGCCGTGGTAATTCACGTTTTGCTACTCCGAGAAACCCAGCACCAGATTTCAGTGAGAATGGCGAACCAGGTGAAGAAATAGAGGTAACTTTAGAACTGAAATTATTAGCAGATGTTGGTTTAGTAGGTTTTCCAAGTGTAGGAAAATCAACGTTGCTATCTGTTGTTTCAAAAGCAAAACCTAAAATAGGCGCTTACCACTTCACAACAATTAAACCAAACTTAGGTGTCGTATCTACACCAGATGGTAGAAGTTTTGTATTAGCAGATTTGCCTGGTTTAATTGAAGGTGCTTCAGAAGGTGTCGGTTTGGGACATCAATTTTTACGACATGTTGAAAGAACAAAAGTAATTGTGCATGTTATAGATATGAGCGGATCGGAAGGAAGAGATCCATTAGAGGACTACAAAACAATCAATAAAGAATTGGAGTCTTATGGTCAACACTTAGAAGATAGACCTCAAATTGTTGTAGCGAATAAAATGGACTTGCTTGATGCTGAAGATAATTTAGAATTATTTAAAGAAGAAGTAGGCGATGATGTAGAGATTATCCCGATTTCTGCTTATACTAAAGAAAATATTGATCAATTACTTTATGCAATTGCTGATAAGTTAGATGAATATAAGGACGTTGACTTTACTAAAGAAGATGATGAAGCACTCGGTGTTAACAGAGTGTTATATAAACATACTCCATCACAAGATACATTTACAATTACACGTGATGATGATGCAGCATATGTTGTGAGCGGTAAAGCAATTGAACGTATGTTCAAGATGACTGACTTTAATAGTGATCCGGCTGTAAGAAGATTCGCTCGTCAAATGCGTTCAATGGGTATTGATGATGCACTTAGAGAACGCGGTGCTAAAAATGGCGACATTGTTAGAATACTTGGCGGAGAGTTTGAATTTGTGGAATAG
- the rplU gene encoding 50S ribosomal protein L21 has protein sequence MFAIIETGGKQIKVEEGQEIYVEKLDVNEGDAFTFDKVLFVGGDAVKVGAPTVEGATVSATVNKQGRGKKITVFTYRRRKDSKRKKGHRQPYTKLTIDKINA, from the coding sequence ATGTTTGCTATTATCGAAACAGGCGGTAAACAAATTAAAGTAGAAGAAGGTCAAGAAATCTACGTAGAAAAATTAGACGTAAATGAAGGCGATGCTTTTACTTTTGACAAAGTATTATTTGTAGGTGGAGACGCTGTAAAAGTTGGTGCTCCAACAGTAGAAGGTGCTACAGTATCTGCTACAGTAAATAAACAAGGTCGCGGTAAAAAAATTACTGTATTTACTTACAGACGTCGTAAAGACTCTAAACGTAAAAAAGGCCATCGTCAACCATACACTAAATTAACAATTGACAAAATCAACGCTTAA
- the ruvB gene encoding Holliday junction branch migration DNA helicase RuvB, translating to MDDRMVDQSQHEDESSFELSLRPHFLKQYIGQASIKSNLEVFIKAAKLREEPLDHVLLFGPPGLGKTTLSNIIANEMNVNIRTVTGPAIERPGDLAAILSGLQPGDVLFIDEIHRLSSVVEEVLYPAMEDFYLDIVIGKGEEARSIRIDLPPFTLVGATTRAGSLTGPLRDRFGVHLRLEYYKESELKDIIIRTAEVLNTEIDEESAVELAKRSRGTPRIANRLLKRVRDFQQVNEDDMIYIETTKRALQLLQVDDYGLDYIDHKMMSCIINQYNGGPVGLDTIAVSIGEERITIEDVYEPFLIQKGFLERTPRGRKATPLAYEHFEAKNGKRDNFEY from the coding sequence ATGGATGATAGAATGGTAGACCAATCACAACATGAAGATGAATCATCATTTGAATTATCATTAAGACCTCATTTCTTAAAACAATATATTGGTCAAGCTTCTATTAAATCGAATTTGGAAGTATTTATAAAAGCCGCTAAGTTAAGAGAAGAACCGCTCGATCATGTTTTATTATTTGGTCCCCCAGGTTTAGGTAAAACAACGCTATCAAATATTATTGCTAATGAAATGAATGTCAATATTCGTACTGTAACAGGGCCTGCGATTGAACGTCCTGGAGATTTAGCAGCTATATTGTCTGGATTACAACCTGGCGATGTGTTGTTTATAGATGAAATACATCGACTTAGCAGTGTAGTGGAAGAAGTTTTATATCCAGCAATGGAAGACTTTTATTTAGATATTGTAATTGGTAAAGGTGAAGAAGCTAGAAGTATTCGTATTGATTTACCTCCTTTTACTCTTGTTGGGGCAACAACAAGAGCCGGCAGTTTAACAGGGCCGCTTCGCGATCGCTTCGGTGTACACTTGCGTTTAGAATATTATAAAGAATCTGAGTTGAAGGACATCATTATTCGAACAGCTGAAGTTCTGAATACAGAAATTGATGAAGAAAGTGCTGTCGAACTCGCTAAAAGAAGCCGTGGTACACCTCGTATAGCTAACCGTCTCTTAAAACGTGTCCGGGACTTCCAACAAGTCAATGAAGATGACATGATATACATTGAAACAACAAAACGTGCGTTGCAATTATTGCAAGTAGATGATTATGGATTAGATTATATTGATCATAAAATGATGAGTTGTATTATCAATCAATATAATGGCGGTCCAGTCGGATTAGATACGATTGCTGTTTCAATCGGAGAAGAAAGAATTACAATTGAAGATGTATATGAACCGTTTCTAATACAAAAAGGTTTCCTAGAACGTACACCAAGAGGGCGCAAGGCAACGCCATTAGCATACGAACATTTTGAAGCGAAGAATGGAAAGAGGGACAATTTTGAATATTGA
- a CDS encoding ribosomal-processing cysteine protease Prp, which produces MINIDISLNEEGQVTDVIMDGHAEHGEYGHDIVCAGASAVLFGSVNAIMGLTSERPDIDYDDDGGYFHYRSVQLNDEKAQLILQAMLVSLQTIEDEYHDNIKLNYK; this is translated from the coding sequence ATGATTAATATTGACATATCGTTAAATGAAGAAGGTCAAGTAACAGATGTCATCATGGATGGTCATGCTGAACATGGCGAGTATGGTCATGATATTGTCTGTGCTGGTGCCTCAGCAGTTTTGTTTGGAAGTGTTAACGCCATCATGGGATTAACATCTGAAAGACCTGATATTGATTACGATGATGATGGAGGATATTTCCATTACAGAAGTGTTCAACTTAACGATGAAAAAGCGCAATTAATCTTGCAAGCAATGCTCGTCTCACTTCAAACGATTGAAGATGAGTATCACGATAATATAAAATTAAATTATAAGTGA
- the tgt gene encoding tRNA guanosine(34) transglycosylase Tgt, which produces MKPAVTYEHIKTCKQSGARLGIVHTPHGSFETPMFMPVGTKATVKTMSPEELHDINAKIILGNTYHLWLQPGNELIKRAGGLHQFMNWDGPILTDSGGFQVFSLSNLRKITEEGVYFRHHKNGSKLFLSPEKSMEIQNDLGSDIMMAFDECPPMPAEYKYVKDSIERTTRWAERCLKAHARPEDQALFGIIQGGEYKDLRQQSAEELVKLDFPGYAIGGLSVGEPKPVMYDMVEHTEQFMPKDKPRYLMGVGSPDALIECSIRGMDMFDCVLPTRIARNGTCMTSEGRVVIKNAKYADDLGPLDPNCDCYTCRNYSRAYLRHLIKAEETFGIRLTTYHNLYFLLKLMEDIRQAIREDRLLDFKEEFFEQYGLNVENPKNF; this is translated from the coding sequence GTGAAGCCTGCAGTAACATATGAACACATTAAAACGTGTAAACAATCTGGAGCTAGATTAGGTATTGTACACACACCTCATGGTTCTTTTGAAACACCTATGTTTATGCCAGTAGGAACAAAAGCTACTGTAAAAACAATGAGTCCAGAAGAATTGCATGATATCAACGCAAAAATCATTTTAGGTAATACATACCATTTATGGTTGCAACCTGGAAATGAATTAATTAAACGTGCAGGTGGACTGCATCAATTTATGAATTGGGATGGACCGATTTTAACGGATTCTGGCGGTTTCCAAGTATTCAGTTTGAGTAATTTAAGAAAAATCACAGAAGAAGGTGTTTATTTCAGACACCATAAAAATGGTTCTAAGCTATTTTTAAGTCCTGAAAAATCAATGGAAATCCAAAATGATTTAGGATCAGATATCATGATGGCATTTGATGAATGTCCTCCGATGCCTGCTGAATATAAATATGTCAAAGATTCTATTGAAAGAACTACAAGATGGGCTGAACGTTGCTTAAAAGCACATGCACGTCCTGAAGACCAAGCGTTATTCGGGATTATTCAAGGTGGCGAATATAAAGATTTACGCCAGCAAAGTGCTGAAGAATTGGTCAAATTAGATTTTCCTGGTTATGCTATCGGCGGATTATCGGTGGGTGAACCTAAACCTGTTATGTATGATATGGTAGAGCACACTGAACAATTTATGCCGAAAGATAAACCGCGTTATTTAATGGGGGTAGGTTCGCCAGATGCATTAATTGAATGCAGTATCCGCGGAATGGATATGTTTGATTGTGTATTACCGACACGTATTGCACGTAATGGGACTTGTATGACATCAGAAGGTCGCGTTGTCATTAAAAATGCGAAATATGCAGATGATTTAGGTCCGCTCGATCCTAATTGTGATTGCTATACATGCCGAAATTATTCACGTGCATATCTAAGACATTTAATTAAAGCTGAAGAAACATTCGGTATACGTCTTACTACTTACCATAATCTCTATTTTCTGTTAAAATTAATGGAGGATATCAGACAGGCCATTAGGGAAGATCGTCTTTTAGATTTTAAAGAGGAATTCTTTGAGCAATATGGATTGAATGTAGAAAATCCTAAAAACTTTTAA
- the rpmA gene encoding 50S ribosomal protein L27 has translation MLKLNLQFFASKKGVSSTKNGRDSESKRLGAKRADGQFVTGGSILFRQRGTKIYAGENVGRGGDDTLFAKIDGVVKFERKGRDKKQVSVYAVAE, from the coding sequence ATGTTAAAATTAAACTTGCAATTCTTCGCATCTAAAAAAGGGGTAAGTTCTACAAAAAACGGACGTGACTCTGAATCTAAACGTCTTGGCGCTAAACGTGCTGACGGTCAATTCGTAACAGGCGGTTCTATTTTATTCCGTCAACGCGGAACTAAAATCTACGCTGGTGAAAATGTAGGTCGTGGTGGCGACGATACATTATTCGCTAAAATCGACGGCGTTGTTAAATTCGAACGCAAAGGCCGTGACAAAAAACAAGTTTCAGTATACGCTGTAGCTGAGTAA
- the queA gene encoding tRNA preQ1(34) S-adenosylmethionine ribosyltransferase-isomerase QueA — translation MNIEEFDYDLPEELIAQTPLKDRDTSRLLVLHKENGELEHRHFKDIIEYINSGDTLVLNDTKVMPARLFGVKQETKAKVEMLMLTQIEGDDWEVLLKPAKRIKVGQKLSFGEGKIEAECIEELDQGGRIMRLSYEGILQERLDELGEMPLPPYIKERLEDQDRYQTVYAKATGSAAAPTAGLHFTDELLDELKAKGVNLAFITLHVGLGTFRPVSVDNIDDHEMHSEYYQMTQETADLLNQTKQNGKRIISVGTTSTRTLETIRRDYDTFTAASGWTDIFIYPGFEFKAIDGLITNFHLPKSTLVMLVSAFSSRQYILNAYRTAVEMKYRFFSFGDAMLII, via the coding sequence TTGAATATTGAAGAATTTGATTATGATTTACCAGAAGAATTGATAGCACAAACACCTTTAAAAGACCGAGATACAAGTCGGTTACTAGTGCTGCATAAAGAAAATGGTGAATTAGAACATCGTCATTTTAAAGACATTATTGAATACATCAATTCAGGCGATACCTTAGTATTAAATGATACGAAAGTGATGCCTGCCAGATTATTCGGTGTTAAACAAGAAACTAAAGCTAAAGTTGAAATGTTAATGCTGACACAAATTGAAGGCGATGATTGGGAAGTATTACTTAAACCAGCAAAAAGAATTAAAGTAGGTCAAAAATTATCATTTGGTGAAGGAAAAATAGAAGCTGAATGTATAGAGGAATTGGACCAAGGCGGCAGAATAATGCGTCTTTCATATGAAGGTATTTTACAAGAACGCTTAGATGAACTTGGTGAAATGCCTTTACCTCCATACATCAAAGAAAGATTAGAAGACCAAGATAGGTATCAGACTGTCTATGCTAAAGCAACAGGTTCAGCTGCTGCACCAACAGCAGGTCTTCACTTCACAGATGAATTACTAGACGAACTTAAAGCTAAAGGTGTAAATCTTGCTTTTATCACTTTACATGTAGGTTTAGGCACATTCAGACCGGTCAGTGTAGATAATATAGACGACCATGAAATGCATAGCGAATATTATCAAATGACGCAAGAAACAGCAGATTTATTAAATCAAACCAAACAAAACGGCAAACGTATTATCTCTGTCGGAACAACATCTACACGAACACTTGAAACGATTCGCCGAGATTATGATACATTTACTGCTGCAAGCGGATGGACTGATATTTTTATTTATCCTGGATTTGAATTCAAAGCAATTGATGGATTGATTACAAACTTCCATTTGCCGAAATCAACTTTAGTGATGCTGGTCTCTGCTTTCAGTTCAAGACAGTATATTTTAAATGCATACCGAACAGCCGTAGAAATGAAATATCGTTTCTTCAGTTTCGGCGATGCGATGCTAATTATTTAA
- a CDS encoding DUF4930 family protein, whose translation MRFILNLIKNIIAVAGIIVIVFFALKYAPFLKDQEWNPVGNKGAHSSYSTESVPVDEFKPGQHYAVEENDLLNNMPTSQTKNIFNMINKKEFMHVSDLSKMGYNDRYLIGQRGNQFIMYQFGSDEIRVYATEIELQQDLNALHQNIEMKPMNAY comes from the coding sequence ATGAGGTTTATTTTAAATTTGATAAAAAATATCATCGCTGTAGCAGGTATCATTGTTATCGTGTTTTTTGCATTGAAGTATGCTCCGTTTTTAAAAGATCAAGAGTGGAATCCTGTAGGTAATAAAGGGGCTCATTCATCTTATAGTACTGAAAGCGTTCCAGTTGATGAATTTAAACCAGGTCAACATTATGCAGTGGAAGAAAATGATTTGCTTAACAATATGCCCACAAGCCAAACTAAAAATATATTTAATATGATAAATAAAAAAGAATTTATGCATGTCAGCGATTTAAGTAAAATGGGTTATAATGACCGATACTTAATTGGACAACGAGGCAACCAATTTATAATGTATCAATTCGGATCCGATGAAATCCGTGTTTATGCGACTGAAATTGAATTGCAACAAGATTTAAATGCACTCCATCAAAATATTGAAATGAAACCGATGAATGCGTATTAG
- a CDS encoding ACT domain-containing protein translates to MDEKNVKKFYLIREDVLPESVIKTLQIKDALKENPELSIYEAVREFGLSRSAFYKYKDTIFPLDEKVEETKEFTIILYVHDKVGMLAQVLNTISQIHMSVLTIHQSIPMEDKATITLSINSAGSPTSIEDVIFELRNIDNVYKVEIISMSM, encoded by the coding sequence GTGGACGAGAAAAATGTTAAAAAGTTCTATTTGATACGAGAAGATGTGTTGCCAGAGTCTGTTATTAAGACATTGCAAATTAAGGATGCACTTAAAGAAAATCCGGAACTCTCAATATATGAAGCTGTAAGAGAATTTGGGCTATCTCGTAGTGCTTTTTATAAATATAAAGATACAATTTTTCCCTTAGATGAAAAAGTTGAAGAAACTAAAGAGTTTACAATTATACTTTACGTACATGATAAAGTTGGAATGCTTGCTCAAGTTTTGAATACTATTTCGCAGATTCATATGTCCGTGCTTACGATTCATCAAAGTATACCTATGGAAGATAAAGCAACTATTACGTTATCTATCAATTCAGCTGGAAGTCCAACTTCAATTGAAGATGTAATTTTTGAATTACGCAATATAGATAATGTGTATAAAGTTGAAATAATCAGTATGTCTATGTAA
- the yajC gene encoding preprotein translocase subunit YajC produces MNLTGLILPIALLALMWFFMIRPQQKRQKEHREMINRLEVGQHVTTIGGIKGVVRSLDETSVVISVNDKGTQLTFEKPAIKQVNPD; encoded by the coding sequence GTGAATTTAACTGGTCTTATATTACCTATAGCATTATTAGCTCTTATGTGGTTCTTTATGATTCGACCACAACAAAAACGTCAAAAAGAACACCGTGAAATGATTAATCGTTTAGAAGTGGGACAACATGTTACTACTATCGGTGGTATTAAAGGTGTTGTACGTTCTTTAGATGAAACTTCAGTCGTGATTTCTGTTAATGATAAAGGTACTCAATTAACTTTTGAAAAACCTGCAATCAAACAAGTAAATCCAGACTAA
- the ruvA gene encoding Holliday junction branch migration protein RuvA, which translates to MYAYIKGKLSQLFPTHVVVETNGVGYEIQTPNSYRFQQYYQQEVTIYTSLVVREDAQLLYGFMSEEEKGMFLSLNKVTGIGPKSALAILAASTPNEVKIGIENENETYLTKFPGIGKKTARQIILDLKGKVQITEENPETLLNFEGSESNQTSPILDEALLALEALGYSKRELNKVEKKLQAESYTSVDEAVKAGLKILVS; encoded by the coding sequence GTGTACGCATATATAAAAGGTAAGTTATCACAATTATTTCCAACTCACGTTGTTGTAGAAACAAATGGAGTGGGTTATGAAATTCAAACACCCAATTCATACAGATTTCAACAGTATTATCAACAAGAAGTCACAATATACACTTCTTTAGTTGTAAGAGAAGATGCACAATTACTGTATGGATTTATGAGTGAAGAAGAAAAAGGCATGTTTTTAAGCTTAAATAAAGTGACGGGTATCGGACCCAAGTCTGCTTTAGCGATTTTGGCTGCAAGTACACCTAATGAAGTGAAAATCGGTATAGAAAATGAAAATGAGACTTATTTAACGAAATTCCCTGGAATCGGTAAAAAAACGGCGCGACAAATTATTTTAGATTTAAAAGGCAAAGTTCAAATTACGGAAGAAAATCCAGAAACATTACTCAACTTTGAAGGTTCAGAATCTAACCAAACATCTCCTATATTAGATGAGGCTTTATTAGCTTTAGAAGCTTTAGGTTATTCTAAACGTGAGTTGAATAAAGTTGAGAAAAAACTTCAAGCTGAATCATATACTTCAGTTGATGAAGCAGTAAAAGCAGGCTTGAAAATACTTGTTTCATAA